In Cicer arietinum cultivar CDC Frontier isolate Library 1 chromosome 1, Cicar.CDCFrontier_v2.0, whole genome shotgun sequence, one DNA window encodes the following:
- the LOC113787743 gene encoding uncharacterized protein, whose translation MDLVVQRGLKHNGAWDWGCFNISEKKGSYLSQRACVLIIPIIWQNMKLVPWETRDKKLILYFTYIKELSFEFDKITFHHVPQENNQLADFLATLSSMFQINRNNEFPSIKMESRDHHAYCNVMEEETNGEPWYHDIKHYLKNREYPPEISENEKRTLRRLTASFFVNTNILYKRNHDMVLLRCVDVNEAKEIL comes from the coding sequence ATGGACCTTGTTGTTCAACGGGGCCTCAAACATAATGGGGCATGGGATTGGGGTTGTTTTAATATATCCGAAAAAAAAGGTTCATACTTATCACAACGCGCTTGTGTTTTGATTATACCAATAATATGGCAGAATATGAAGCTTGTGCCATGGGAAACTCGAGATAAGAAGTTAATACTTTATTTTACCTACATAAAAGAATTGTCATTtgaatttgacaaaatcactTTTCACCATGTCCCTCAAGAAAACAATCAATTGGCTGATTTTTTGGCTACTTTATCATCTATGTTCCAAATAAATCGAAACAATGAATTCCCATCAATTAAAATGGAGAGTCGAGATCATCATGCCTACTGCAACGTAATGGAAGAAGAGACCAACGGAGAACCGTGGTATCACGACATCAAACATTATCTTAAAAATAGAGAATATCCTCCCGAAATATCAGAGAACGAGAAAAGAACTCTGAGACGGTTAACTGCGAGCTTTTTTGTGAACACAAACATTTTGTATAAGAGGAATCACGATATGGTACTCCTCAGATGTGTTGATGTCAATGAGGCAAAAGAAATTCTATAA